The following coding sequences lie in one Saimiri boliviensis isolate mSaiBol1 chromosome 6, mSaiBol1.pri, whole genome shotgun sequence genomic window:
- the LOC101046583 gene encoding olfactory receptor 52B4, with the protein MPTVNYSGTSHTVFSLLGIPGLEDQHMWISVPFFIAYVTALLGNSLLIFIILTKRSLHEPMYLFLCMLAGADIVLSTSTIPWALAIFWFHAGDISLDCCITQLFFVHSTFISESGILLVMVFDRYIAICYPLRYITILTNALIKKIGVTVFLRSYGTIFPIIFLLKRLTFCQNIIIPRTFCEHIGLAKNACNDIQINIWYRFSILMSTVVLDVVLIFISYMLILHTLFHMPSPDARQKALNTCGSHVCIIILFYGPGIFTILTQRFVHHIPPHIHILVANVCILAPPMLNPIIYGIKTKQIQEEVVHFLFIK; encoded by the coding sequence ATGCCTACTGTAAACTACAGTGGCACCAGCCACACAGTCTTCAGCTTGCTGGGCATCCCTGGCCTAGAGGACCAGCACATGTGGATTTCTGTGCCCTTCTTCATTGCCTATGTCACTGCCCTTCTTGGAAACAGCCTACTTATCTTCATTATCCTCACAAAGCGCAGCCTCCATGAACCCATGTACCTCTTTCTCTGCATGCTGGCTGGAGCAGACATTGTCCTCTCCACATCCACCATTCCTTGGGCCTTAGCTATCTTCTGGTTCCATGCTGGGGACATCTCCCTGGATTGTTGCATCACTCAGCTCTTCTTTGTCCATTCCACCTTcatctctgagtcagggatcttGCTGGTAATGGTATTTGACCGCTACATTGCCATATGCTACCCACTGAGGTATATCACCATTCTTACAAATGCTCTGATTAAGAAAATTGGTGTGACTGTCTTCCTGAGAAGTTATGGTACAATTTTCCCtatcatatttcttttaaaaagattgaCTTTCTGCCAGAATATTATTATTCCACGCACCTTTTGTGAACACATTGGCCTAGCCAAAAATGCTTGTAATGACATTCAAATAAACATTTGGTATAGGTTTTCCATCCTAATGTCAACAGTGGTCTTAGATGTTgtgctaatttttatttcctatatgCTGATTCTCCATACTCTCTTTCACATGCCTTCTCCAGATGCTCGCCAAAAAGCTCTTAACACATGTGGCTCCCATGTCTGCATCATCATCCTCTTTTATGGGCCTGGCATCTTCACAATCCTCACCCAGAGGTTTGTACACCACATTCCACCTCATATCCACATCTTGGTGGCTAATGTCTGCATTCTGGCTCCACCTATGCTGAATCCTATTATTTATGGGATCAAGACCAAGCAAATTCAGGAAGAGGtagttcattttttgtttataaaatag